One Thermoplasmata archaeon DNA window includes the following coding sequences:
- a CDS encoding VOC family protein, translated as MIADVAVVVSNAKASAKWWAKNLGFSTYTVGGSGHAILVAPPGDRFVLHLCEGFAPLEPGDTGIAFVTDEMDALTARMAKSAVPFPVPPQREKWGAMAKFADPDGNIFWLLEVPTPMVRATLNSRAPSRRARSARPHARTRKR; from the coding sequence GTGATCGCGGACGTGGCCGTCGTCGTGTCGAACGCCAAGGCGTCGGCGAAGTGGTGGGCGAAGAACCTCGGATTCTCCACGTATACCGTCGGGGGTTCCGGGCACGCGATCCTCGTTGCCCCGCCGGGGGACCGGTTCGTTCTGCATCTGTGCGAGGGCTTCGCTCCCCTGGAGCCCGGCGACACCGGCATCGCCTTCGTGACCGATGAGATGGACGCGCTGACTGCTCGCATGGCCAAGAGCGCCGTGCCGTTCCCCGTACCTCCCCAGCGGGAGAAGTGGGGCGCGATGGCCAAGTTCGCCGACCCGGACGGGAACATCTTCTGGCTCCTTGAGGTACCTACGCCGATGGTGCGGGCTACCCTGAATTCGCGCGCCCCGAGCCGAAGGGCCCGGTCAGCCCGGCCTCACGCCCGTACTCGAAAGCGCTAG